A window from Solanum stenotomum isolate F172 chromosome 5, ASM1918654v1, whole genome shotgun sequence encodes these proteins:
- the LOC125866365 gene encoding protein FATTY ACID EXPORT 1, chloroplastic-like, with amino-acid sequence MSLAISQLSCFSSINRRLVQFHSRPLHPCSTFPLKVIAMSNDGHGTDESSLKSKTTLSYATDSSQSLNGTSSNSYSAPEEFVAEKEINQSVQVNSSSQPKKAAKIHDFCLGIPFGGLVFTGGLIGFIFSRNPATLSSGVLFGGALLALSTISMKVWREGKTSFPFILGQAVLAAVLLWKNMQTFSLTGKLFPTGFFAAISAAMFCFYSYVILSGGNPPPKKLKASTSGAY; translated from the exons ATGTCTTTGGCAATCTCTCAgctttcttgtttttcttcaatCAATCGCAGATTAGTACAGTTTCATAGTCGACCATTGCACCCATGTTCTACTTTTCCCCTAAAG GTAATTGCTATGAGTAACGATGGGCATGGCACAGATGAATCCAGTTTAAAGAGCAAGACCACTTTAAGTTATGCAACAGATTCATCGCAATCGCTTAATGGGACGTCATCAAACTCATATTCTGCACCAGAAGAATTTGTCGCTGAGAAAGAAATAAATCAGTCAGTGCAAGTGAACTCCAGCAGCCAGCCAAAAAAGGCTGCAAAAATTCATGATTTCTGTTTAGGAATTCCCTTTG GTGGTCTTGTTTTCACGGGAGGACTTATTGGTTTTATTTTCTCAAGAAATCCTGCCACATTAAGCAGTGGTGTTCTTTTTGGAGGTGCATTATTGGCCCTCAGCACCATTAGCATGAAGGTGTGGCGGGAAGGGAAAACTAGCTTTCCGTTCATATTGGGTCAAGCAG TACTTGCTGCGGTCCTTCTGTGGAAAAATATGCAGACCTTCTCACTG ACAGGAAAATTGTTCCCTACTGGCTTCTTTGCTGCCATCAG TGCTGCAATGTTCTGCTTCTACTCTTATGTGATACTGTCTGGGGGTAATCCACCACCTAAGAAGTTGAAGGCATCTACTTCAGGGGCATATTAG
- the LOC125866359 gene encoding UDP-URONIC ACID TRANSPORTER 1-like — translation MSSAQSEKQTLFIASLIIIWYSSNIGVLLLNKLLLSNYGFSFPIFLTMCHMSACAVLSYVSIVFLKIVPIQRIKSRSQFLRIATLSIVFCGSVVGGNISLRYLPVSFNQAVGATTPFFTALFAYLITQKREAWITYGCLVPVVAGVVIASGGEPSFHLYGFIMCIGATAARAFKSVLQGVLLSNEGEKLNSMNLLLYMSPIAVLVLLPATLVMEPNVIDATITLAITHRYLVLLILINSIMAYGANLLNFLVTKHTSALTLQVLGNAKGAVAVVISILLFRNPVTFIGIAGYAMTVMGVVAYGESKRRIK, via the exons ATGTCATCAGCACAATCAGAAAAACAAACCCTTTTCATTGCTTCACTTATCATCATCTGGTACTCATCCAACATTGGTGTCCTTCTCCTAAACAAATTATTACTCTCAAACTATGGTTTTTCTTTCCCTATTTTCCTCACAATGTGTCATATGTCAGCTTGTGCTGTTCTTAGCTATGTTTCCATTGTTTTCTTAAAGATTGTACCTATTCAGAGGATCAAATCAAGGTCTCAATTCTTACGAATTGCTACTCTTAGCATTGTCTTTTGTGGGTCTGTTGTTGGTGGGAACATTTCTTTAAGGTATCTTCCTGTATCATTCAATCAAGCTGTCGGTGCAACGACACCGTTTTTCACAGCTTTGTTTGCTTATCTGATCACTCAGAAGAGGGAAGCTTGGATTACTTATGGTTGTCTTGTTCCTGTGGTTGCTGGTGTTGTGATTGCTAGTGGG GGTGAGCCAAGCTTCCACCTTTATGGATTTATCATGTGTATAGGTGCAACTGCTGCTAGAGCCTTTAAGTCTGTTCTTCAAGGCGTCCTTCTTTCCAATGAAGG GGAAAAGTTGAACTCCATGAATCTACTGCTTTACATGTCTCCAATTGCTGTTCTAGTTTTACTGCCTGCAACACTCGTAATGGAACCCAACGTGATAGATGCCACTATTACGCTTGCTATAACACATCGATACCTGGTCCTACTTATTTTGATCAATTCTATAATGGCATATGGGGCCAACTTGTTAAACTTTTTGGTAACCAAGCATACTAGTGCATTGACACTCCAG GTCCTAGGGAATGCCAAGGGTGCTGTGGCTGTTGTTATCTCGATACTTCTTTTCCGTAATCCTGTTACTTTTATTGGCATCGCGGGCTATGCAATGACTGTCATGGGGGTTGTTGCTTATGGGGAATCCAAGAGAAGAATCAAATGA
- the LOC125866362 gene encoding alpha carbonic anhydrase 4-like: MAKTNFFPILFAFTFISSYTICNANGDNEVDDESKFSYLLGTTEGPESWGTIKSEWKLCETGLFQSPVNFRNKTVKITTAIPRLKPNYKNAPAMIVNRGHDIKLQWETDAGSIDIDGTEYRLQQCHWHTPSEHKVDGKCFAMEAHMVHQSADGRLAVVAIPFKIGAPNPFLDELIGHVKTVDDKGLKLGLVDPQQLGVKAEPFYRYIGSLTVPPCTEGIVWSVLYEARTVSMEQMMALRNAVHDGFEANARPVQGLHRRPVYLAM, from the exons ATGGCCAAGACAAATTTCTTCCCAATTTTGTTTGCATTTACCTTCATTTCATCATACACAATTTGCAATGCTAATGGTGATAATGAAGTTG ATGATGAGTCAAAATTCAGTTACTTGTTGGGAACAACAGAAGGACCAGAAAGTTGGGGTACGATTAAATCCGAATGGAAATTATGTGAAACTGGATTATTTCAGTCTCCCGTTAATTTCCGTAACAAAACTGTGAAAATTACCACTGCTATCCCTCGTTTGAAACCAAATTACAAAAATGCCCCTGCTATGATAGTTAACAGAGGTCATGATATCAAG TTGCAATGGGAAACAGATGCAGGAAGTATCGACATTGATGGTACTGAGTACAGATTACAACAATGCCATTGGCATACTCCTTCTGAGCACAAAGTTGATGGAAAATg TTTTGCTATGGAAGCTCATATGGTTCATCAGAGTGCTGATGGTAGATTAGCTGTGGTTGCTATACCCTTCAAAATTGGTGCCCCTAACCCTTTTCTTGATGAG TTAATAGGCCATGTGAAGACAGTTGATGATAAGGGTCTTAAATTGGGACTTGTTGACCCTCAACAACTTGGAGTCAAAGCTGAACCTTTCTATAGATACATTGGTTCACTCACTGTTCCTCCATGCACTGAGGGTATTGTTTGGAGTGTATTGTATGAG GCAAGGACTGTTTCAATGGAACAAATGATGGCACTAAGAAATGCTGTTCATGAT GGATTTGAAGCAAATGCAAGACCAGTTCAAGGCTTACATAGACGACCAGTGTATCTAGCTATGTAA
- the LOC125866342 gene encoding outer envelope protein 80, chloroplastic-like, whose translation MLQNEDVRFTSSSIKLPLFSPPHLHLRTPNPFFANLHLVVQNFPKFPHPFRQNLNPTAAFLRTLSKFQHPFHQKFNPQNAILQFFRKPIIPFSWNLSNTSPLLCCASIALSQSNLDDSAPSLGTKTGSGNEERVLISEVLVRSKDGEELERKDLESEVLNALKACRPNSALTVQEVQEDVHRIIASGYFCSCMPVAVDTRDGIRLVFQVEPNQEFHGLVCEGANVLPARFIEDSFRDGYGKIVNIKRIDEIISSINGWYMERGLFGAVSGVEMLSGGMIKLEVSEAEVNNIAIRFLDKTGEPTVGKTRPETILRQLTTKKGQVYSMLQGKRDVDTVLAMGIMEDVSIIPQPAGDTGKVDLVMNVVERKSGGGISAGGGISSGITSGPLAGLIGSCAIYHKNLFGRNQKLNLSLERGQVDSVFRINYTDPWIEGDDKRTSRSIMIQNSRTPGTLVHNQPDGSLTIGRVTAGIEYSRPFRPKWNGTAGIIFQRAGARDDKGSPIIRDYYSSPLTASGNTHDDMLLAKLETVYTGSGDPGSSVFVFNMDQGLPVWSDWLVFNRVNARARKGLALGPMHLLLSFSGGHVVGNFPPHEAFAIGGTNSVRGYEEGAVGSSRSYVVGCGEISFPLMGPVEGAVFADYGSDLGSGPSVPGDPAGPRRKPGSGYGCGVGIRVDSPLGPLRLEYAFNDQRTGRFHFGVGLRN comes from the exons ATGCTCCAAAACGAAGACGTTCGCTTCACTTCATCTTCTATAAAACTCCCTCTGTTCTCTCCTCCTCATCTACACCTCCGTACCCCAAACCCATTCTTCGCCAATCTACACTTAGTTGTACAAAATTTTCCCAAATTCCCACACCCATTTCGTCAAAATCTCAACCCCACAGCTGCATTTTTGCGAACTTTATCCAAATTCCAACACCCATTTCATCAAAAGTTCAATCCCCAAAATGCAATTCTGCAATTTTTTAGAAAACCCATCATCCCATTTTCCTGGAATTTATCAAATACATCTCCTTTACTTTGCTGTGCATCAATCGCATTGAGTCAGAGCAACTTGGATGACTCAGCTCCGTCGTTGGGCACGAAAACCGGGAGTGGGAATGAGGAGAGAGTTCTGATAAGTGAAGTGTTAGTGCGAAGCAAAGATGGTGAAGAACTTGAACGGAAGGATTTGGAGAGTGAGGTATTGAATGCTCTCAAAGCTTGCCGACCCAATTCGGCGCTTACTGTGCAAGAGGTGCAAGAAGATGTGCATAGGATCATTGCTAGTGGCTACTTTTGCTCTTGTATGCCTGTTGCTGTGGATACTAGAGACGGTATTCGTTTGGTATTCCAg GTAGAACCAAACCAAGAGTTCCATGGTTTGGTATGTGAAGGAGCCAATGTGCTTCCAGCAAGGTTTATAGAGGATTCTTTTCGAGATGGATATG GAAAAATCGTTAATATCAAGCGGATAGATGAAATAATAAGCTCTATTAATGGTTGGTACATGGAGCGGGGTCTTTTTGGAGCG GTATCGGGCGTAGAAATGCTCTCTGGAGGTATGATTAAGCTAGAGGTTTCTGAAGCAGAGGTGAATAACATAGCCATCCGTTTCCTTGATAAGAC TGGTGAGCCAACTGTAGGGAAAACAAGGCCTGAAACTATACTTCGGCAACTTACTACAAAGAAAGGGCAG GTTTACAGCATGCTTCAAGGGAAAAGAGATGTGGACACTGTCTTAGCTATGGGCATTATGGAAGAtgttagcattattccccaacCTGCTGGAG ACACTGGTAAGGTAGACTTAGTTATGAATGTTGTCGAGCGCAAGAGTGGGGGTGGTATTTCTGCCGGTGGTGGAATTTCAAGTGG GATCACAAGTGGACCCCTTGCTGGATTGATTGGCAG TTGTGCCATATACCACAAGAATCTTTTTGGGAGAAATCAAAAGTTGAATTTGTCACTAGAGCGGGGACAAGTTGACTCAGTCTTTCGGATAAATTATACAGATCCATGGATTGAAGGAGATGATAAGAGAACTTCAAGATCAATTATGATACAG AATTCAAGGACACCTGGCACACTTGTTCATAACCAACCTGATGGTAGCTTGACGATAGGACGTGTCACAGCCGGGATTGAATACAGTCGGCCATTCAGGCCAAAGTGGAATGGGACTGCTGGAATCATATTTCAG CGTGCTGGTGCTCGGGATGACAAGGGGAGTCCTATTATAAGGGATTACTACAGTAGCCCACTTACTGCAAG TGGCAATACTCATGATGATATGTTACTTGCTAAACTCGAGACTGTCTATACTGGTTCCGGTGACCCTGGTTCTTCAGTG TTTGTTTTCAACATGGATCAGGGACTTCCTGTGTGGTCAGACTGGTTAGTTTTCAACAGAGTCAATGCTCGTGCTAGAAAAGGATTGGCATTAGGTCCTATGCATCTTCTCCTTAG cTTCTCTGGTGGTCACGTGGTTGGTAATTTTCCGCCTCATGAAGCATTTGCGATTGGTGGAACCAACAGTgtaagaggatatgaagaagggGCAGTTGGCTCCAGCCGGTCTTATGTGGTTGGCTGTGGTGAAATTTCATTCCCTCTG ATGGGGCCAGTAGAAGGGGCTGTATTTGCTGATTATGGTTCAGACCTTGGATCTGGTCCAAGTGTTCCTG GTGATCCTGCTGGACCAAGGCGAAAACCTGGAAGTGGATATGGATGTGGGGTTGGTATTCGCGTAGACTCTCCTTTGGGACCTTTAAGACTGGAGTACGCCTTCAATGACCAGCGGACTGGGAGGTTTCACTTTGGGGTTGGGTTAAGGAACTGA
- the LOC125866339 gene encoding putative calcium-transporting ATPase 11, plasma membrane-type has product MEAELEKLSLIVSSYDIETLRKLGGVEGVASRLSVSLNIGVKTSDVSSRQNVYGSNKYTEKPFKRFWTFLWEALQDITLIILMVCAIVSISVGFATEGWPKGTYDGLGILLSIFLVVVVTAISDYRQSLQFRDLDKEKKKILIQVTRDGSRQKVLIYDLVVGDVVHLSIGDLVPADGIFISGYSLLIDQSSMSGESAPISIYEGRPFLLSGTKVQDGSAKMLITAVGMKTEWGKLMERLADGVEDETPLQVKLSGVATIIGKIGLAFALLTFMVLTVRFLVEKVLHHELMKWSSGDAMTLLNYFVTAVTIIVVAVPEGLPLAVTLSLAFAMKKLMDNKALVRHLSACETMGSATCICTDKTGTLTTNRMVVSKIWICEKTKKVETDAGGDAITLNISEKELALLLQAIFHNTIAEVVKDKGGKKSILGTPTESAILEFGLLLGGDIDKQRRGCKLLKVEPFNSEKKKMSVLIALPDGNNRAFCKGAAEIIIKMCDRFIDLNGEIVHLTENRTRNIMDVINEFTGEALRTLCLAYKDIEDGYENDSIPDSGYTLVAVIGIKDPVRPGVRNAVKICLAAGITVRMVTGDNIKTAKAIAKECGILTADGLAIEGPEFRNKTPDEMRHIIPRIQVIARSSPMDKLVLVNNLKGMFNEIVAVTGDGTNDAPALNEADIGFAMGIAGTEVAKESADIIVLDDNFSTIVNVAKWGRSIYINIQKFVQFQLTVCVVALIINFISACISGSAPFTTVQLLWVNLIMDTLGAIALATEPPHEELMNRPPVGREVSLISKTMWRNILGQSIFQLAVLLVFNFTGKKILRLEGSDATIVLNTFIFNTFVFCQVFNEINSRDMEKINVFRGIFGSWIFLGVITSTVVFQVIIVEFLGTLASTTPLSWELWLLSVLISAASLIVAVILKLIPIEHKNTKHHDGYNLLSNGPELV; this is encoded by the exons ATGGAGGCTGAACTGGAAAAACTCTCATTGATTGTTAGTTCGTATGATATTGAAACCTTAAGGAAACTTGGAGGAGTTGAAGGTGTCGCGAGTAGGCTGAGTGTCTCATTGAATATAGGAGTCAAAACCAGTGATGTATCTTCCAGACAAAATGTATATGGATCGAACAAATACACCGAGAAGCCTTTTAAGAGATTTTGGACTTTCTTGTGGGAGGCTTTGCAGGATATCACTCTCATCATCCTCATGGTTTGTGCTATTGTCTCCATTAGTGTGGGATTTGCCACGGAAGGTTGGCCAAAAGGAACGTACGATGGGCTAGGCATTCTGCTTAGTATATTCTTGGTAGTCGTTGTTACTGCAATTAGTGACTACAGGCAGTCGTTGCAGTTCAGGGATTTGgataaggagaagaaaaagataCTTATCCAGGTCACAAGAGATGGATCCAGGCAAAAGGTTCTGATTTATGACTTAGTGGTTGGTGATGTTGTTCACTTATCTATCGGTGATCTGGTTCCTGCAGATGGAATATTCATATCCGGATACAGCTTGTTAATTGATCAATCAAGCATGTCTGGTGAGAGTGCACCAATAAGCATATATGAAGGAAGACCTTTTCTTCTATCGGGAACCAAAGTGCAAGATGGTTCAGCTAAGATGTTAATCACAGCTGTTGGAATGAAAACTGAATGGGGTAAGCTGATGGAGAGATTAGCAGATGGTGTAGAAGACGAGACGCCTTTGCAAGTTAAGTTGAGTGGTGTTGCTACCATTATTGGAAAAATCGGATTGGCATTTGCTCTGCTGACGTTTATGGTGTTGACTGTTAGATTTCTGGTAGAGAAAGTACTTCACCATGAGCTCATGAAATGGTCTTCTGGCGATGCAATGACTCTTCTGAATTACTTTGTGACAGCAGTAACTATAATTGTTGTTGCGGTTCCAGAAGGACTGCCTCTGGCAGTGACATTGAGTCTTGCATTTGCAATGAAAAAGCTAATGGATAACAAGGCATTGGTGAGACATCTGTCCGCATGTGAGACGATGGGATCAGCTACTTGCATCTGCACAGATAAGACAGGAACACTAACAACAAACCGAATGGTAGTTAGTAAGATATGGATTtgtgaaaaaacaaaaaaggtaGAAACTGATGCAGGTGGGGATGCAATAACTTTGAATATATCAGAAAAAGAATTGGCATTGCTTCTGCAGGCAATATTTCACAATACGATAGCAGAGGTTGTTAAGGATAAGGGCGGAAAGAAATCTATTCTCGGTACACCAACAGAATCAGCAATATTAGAATTTGGATTGCTTCTTGGTGGTGATATTGACAAGCAAAGAAGGGGCTGTAAACTGCTGAAGGTTGAGCCTTTCAATtcggaaaagaaaaagatgtcTGTGCTTATTGCTCTCCCAGATGGAAACAACCGAGCTTTCTGCAAGGGTGCAGCCGAGATAATCATTAAAATGTGTGACAGGTTTATTGATCTTAATGGTGAAATTGTTCATTTGACAGAAAACCGAACAAGAAATATCATGGATGTCATTAATGAATTCACTGGCGAAGCCTTGCGTACTCTTTGCTTGGCTTACAAAGACATTGAGGATGGTTATGAAAATGATAGTATTCCTGATAGTGGCTACACATTGGTTGCTGTGATCGGGATCAAAGATCCAGTTCGCCCTGGGGTTAGAAATGCAGTAAAAATTTGTTTAGCTGCTGGAATTACTGTGCGAATGGTCACTGGTGACAATATTAAGACAGCCAAAGCCATTGCTAAAGAATGTGGGATACTAACTGCTGATGGTTTGGCTATTGAAGGTCCAGAATTTCGCAACAAAACTCCTGATGAAATGAGGCATATAATTCCTAGAATTCAG GTGATCGCTCGATCATCACCAATGGACAAGCTTGTTTTGGTAAATAATCTAAAAGGTATGTTTAACGAGATTGTTGCAGTTACTGGTGATGGCACAAATGATGCTCCTGCTCTCAACGAAGCAGATATTGGATTTGCTATGGGAATAGCAGGCACAGAG GTTGCTAAAGAAAGCGCTGATATTATAGTGCTCGATGACAACTTTAGCACAATCGTGAATGTGGCTAAATGGGGTCGTtctatatacataaatattcaaaagtttGTGCAGTTCCAGCTGACTGTCTGTGTTGTGGCTCTGATAATCAATTTTATCTCCGCATGCATTTCAG GATCCGCTCCTTTTACCACGGTTCAGCTGCTGTGGGTCAACCTTATTATGGACACTTTAGGTGCAATTGCCTTGGCTACGGAACCCCCTCATGAAGAACTAATGAACAGACCTCCTGTTGGAAGGGAAGTGAGTTTGATTTCCAAGACGATGTGGAGAAATATACTCGGACAAAGTATCTTCCAACTAGCTGTACTTTTAGTTTTCAACTTCACTGGAAAGAAGATTCTGAGGCTCGAAGGTTCAGATGCTACCATAGTTCTCAATACTTTCATTTTCAACACATTTGTGTTCTGTCAG GTTTTCAATGAAATAAACAGTCGTGATATGGAGAAGATAAATGTGTTCCGTGGCATTTTTGGAAGCTGGATATTCCTAGGTGTCATAACTTCCACTGTTGTTTTCCAAGTTATCATCGTTGAGTTCTTAGGCACGTTGGCAAGCACTACACCACTCAGCTgggaactatggttactcagtGTCTTAATTAGTGCTGCAAGCCTGATAGTTGCAGTAATATTGAAGTTGATACCTATTGAACACAAGAATACCAAGCATCATGATGGTTATAATCTATTATCAAATGGTCCAGAACTTGTCTAA